A genome region from Pseudomonas sp. S06B 330 includes the following:
- a CDS encoding CaiB/BaiF CoA transferase family protein: MLADIKIVEICGIGPGPFCAMHLADLGAQVIAVERGEASSATGQSAAKNAMNRGKRSVIADLKTPEGRAAVLKLIESADALIEGMRPGVMERLGLGPEVLLARNPKLVYGRMTGWGQDGPLAKAAGHDNNYISLSGALYYCGTEGQAPSSPITMIGDIGGGALYLAVGLLAGILNARTTGKGTVVDAAIVDGSAHMMQLLMSMASRGAILEQRGKSMHDGSHFYATYRCADGHYISLGAMEPQFYALLLEKLDLSEDARFVRQWDTDRWSEQRAAFESIFGSRTRAQWCELFEGTDVCFAPVLSPRESSEHPHMTARDVYFRRDGMLQAHPAPRFDGQVLTPRATPTRGEHTEHVLAALDADSEGLWS, translated from the coding sequence ATGTTAGCTGACATCAAGATTGTAGAAATCTGTGGCATCGGGCCCGGACCGTTCTGCGCCATGCATCTGGCAGATCTGGGCGCCCAGGTCATCGCCGTTGAGCGCGGCGAAGCGTCTTCTGCCACAGGCCAGAGTGCGGCGAAAAACGCGATGAATCGGGGCAAACGCTCGGTGATTGCCGACCTGAAAACACCCGAGGGGCGCGCGGCCGTGCTCAAGCTGATCGAAAGCGCAGACGCGTTGATCGAAGGTATGCGTCCTGGGGTGATGGAACGGCTGGGTCTGGGCCCAGAGGTGCTCCTGGCGCGCAACCCGAAGCTGGTCTACGGGCGTATGACCGGTTGGGGCCAGGATGGCCCGTTGGCCAAGGCGGCAGGCCACGACAACAACTACATTTCCCTGTCTGGGGCGCTGTACTACTGCGGTACCGAGGGCCAAGCGCCATCTTCGCCGATAACCATGATCGGCGACATTGGCGGTGGGGCGCTTTATCTTGCGGTCGGGCTGCTGGCCGGGATCCTCAATGCGCGCACGACCGGCAAAGGCACTGTGGTCGATGCGGCCATCGTCGACGGCTCGGCGCACATGATGCAGCTGTTGATGTCGATGGCGTCACGTGGCGCAATTCTAGAGCAGCGCGGCAAGAGTATGCACGATGGCTCGCATTTCTACGCCACGTACCGCTGTGCCGATGGCCATTACATTTCCTTGGGGGCGATGGAGCCACAGTTTTATGCGTTGCTGCTGGAAAAGTTGGACCTCAGTGAAGACGCCCGCTTCGTACGGCAATGGGACACGGATCGCTGGAGCGAACAGCGCGCGGCATTCGAGAGCATCTTTGGCAGCCGTACCCGTGCGCAGTGGTGCGAGCTGTTCGAAGGTACAGACGTGTGTTTCGCGCCGGTGCTCAGCCCGCGTGAATCTTCCGAGCATCCGCATATGACCGCGCGAGACGTGTACTTCAGGCGCGACGGCATGTTACAGGCTCACCCTGCACCACGCTTCGACGGTCAAGTGCTGACTCCGAGGGCAACGCCCACCCGCGGCGAACATACAGAACACGTCTTAGCGGCGCTTGATGCCGATAGCGAAGGTCTTTGGTCATGA
- a CDS encoding APC family permease → MSSLKLSRSLGFWAAYSTSVGLVVSGTAMVALGNGYGVSGPAFSIVALVALVVILCIAMSYSELAAMLPGAGMVGEYTLPALGKLPALFAVLAGYIVLVGTDGGTNMIIGGQSLERLTGWPWYLFSLGILAVLVAINLKGVDLFGRVQTTLAIAMMLMLGLVGAWGLSGFETAPQLVEQPAFSVASWQDQLGHLSLAIWLFIGMEFVAPLAEEVKNPGRTIPLAMIFGCASIWLVDLLFGLSITRYLSLEELAASTIPHVDGAAAMLGQPGLILMGSISILAAVTTCDTYLIAVPRMLYGLSREGMLPKIFSWLHPTARTPWFSIFFVVALILIVLVYAMANHADIALITMMISVACTTWLMSYLIAQVNVLVLRVKYPNAHRPFRTPLYPLPQLIGIGACLYMIGSLVADAQVLGIAVVCSALILAFGVIYLKKTGQALFQPVPLDEVLRRIVHRSESIDEPGDGAESALLAQLKRQ, encoded by the coding sequence ATGAGTAGTTTGAAGTTGAGCCGCAGCCTGGGGTTCTGGGCCGCCTACTCCACATCGGTGGGCTTGGTCGTTTCGGGTACGGCCATGGTGGCGCTGGGTAATGGCTACGGTGTTTCCGGGCCTGCCTTCAGCATCGTAGCGCTGGTGGCTCTGGTGGTGATTCTGTGCATTGCCATGTCCTATTCCGAACTGGCTGCGATGCTGCCGGGAGCCGGCATGGTGGGCGAGTACACACTGCCTGCACTGGGCAAACTACCAGCCCTGTTTGCGGTACTGGCTGGCTACATCGTCCTGGTCGGCACCGACGGCGGCACCAACATGATCATCGGTGGCCAGTCACTGGAGCGATTGACCGGGTGGCCGTGGTATCTGTTTTCCCTGGGGATCCTGGCAGTACTGGTGGCAATCAATCTGAAAGGTGTGGACCTGTTCGGTCGCGTACAAACGACGCTGGCCATCGCCATGATGCTGATGCTTGGCCTCGTAGGAGCCTGGGGCTTGTCCGGCTTCGAAACGGCCCCGCAGCTGGTCGAACAACCCGCTTTCTCAGTAGCCTCCTGGCAAGATCAACTCGGCCATTTGAGCCTGGCGATCTGGCTTTTCATCGGAATGGAGTTCGTAGCGCCCTTGGCCGAGGAAGTCAAAAATCCGGGTCGAACCATCCCCCTGGCAATGATTTTCGGCTGTGCAAGCATCTGGTTGGTCGATCTGTTGTTTGGCTTGAGCATCACCCGCTACTTGTCGCTGGAAGAACTGGCGGCCTCGACAATCCCCCATGTTGATGGGGCTGCGGCCATGCTCGGACAACCTGGGTTGATCCTCATGGGCAGTATCTCGATTCTGGCGGCGGTCACTACCTGTGACACCTACCTGATCGCCGTGCCGCGCATGCTCTACGGTCTGTCACGGGAAGGCATGCTGCCGAAGATCTTTTCCTGGCTGCACCCCACGGCAAGAACCCCCTGGTTCAGTATCTTCTTTGTTGTGGCGCTGATCCTTATCGTGTTGGTCTACGCCATGGCCAATCATGCTGACATCGCGCTGATCACCATGATGATCAGCGTGGCCTGTACTACGTGGCTGATGTCGTACCTGATCGCTCAGGTCAATGTGCTGGTACTGCGCGTGAAGTACCCCAATGCCCACCGTCCTTTCCGTACGCCGCTTTACCCGCTACCCCAATTGATTGGGATCGGGGCATGCCTGTACATGATTGGCTCACTGGTTGCCGATGCCCAGGTACTGGGTATTGCCGTGGTGTGCTCGGCGTTGATCCTGGCGTTTGGCGTTATCTACCTGAAGAAGACCGGGCAGGCCTTGTTCCAGCCGGTGCCCCTTGATGAGGTGCTGCGCCGGATTGTGCATCGTTCCGAGTCTATCGATGAGCCTGGTGACGGGGCCGAGAGCGCCTTACTTGCCCAGTTGAAACGCCAGTAA
- a CDS encoding alcohol dehydrogenase catalytic domain-containing protein, translated as MLDSNKKTMTAAILRELGGPLNLEQVPIPQPGIGEILIKVVACGVCHSDVHACDGDWPTPPNLPLIPGHEVTGHIAQVGEGVTGYSVGDTVGVPWMYSACGACEYCRAGMETICKQGEATGYSKPGGYAEYMIAPAAFVAKVPEGADLYALAPILCAGVTTYRGLKRSGARPGQWMAVIGIGGLGHVAVQYAKAMGLRVVAVDVSDEKLELAHRLGAERVYNVLKDPESAIHAELGGVHGVLVTATSNKAFELAVKLLRPGGTAIYIGQPGGAADEVRSSIDRIVNWELTIRGSNVGTRQDLHEAVEFAANGLVAVQASLTTLEEIGEIFAQIRQGTVVGRKVLKIS; from the coding sequence ATGTTGGACTCAAACAAGAAAACCATGACAGCCGCTATTCTTCGTGAGTTGGGCGGGCCGCTGAACCTTGAGCAAGTACCGATTCCACAGCCAGGCATCGGTGAAATACTGATCAAAGTCGTGGCCTGTGGCGTATGCCACAGTGATGTGCATGCTTGCGATGGCGACTGGCCTACACCGCCCAATCTGCCGTTGATTCCCGGCCATGAAGTAACCGGACATATTGCCCAGGTGGGCGAGGGGGTCACTGGCTATTCGGTCGGCGACACGGTGGGCGTGCCATGGATGTACAGCGCCTGCGGCGCTTGTGAGTATTGCCGTGCCGGCATGGAGACTATTTGCAAACAAGGCGAGGCCACCGGCTACAGCAAACCGGGAGGCTATGCCGAGTACATGATTGCACCGGCGGCGTTCGTGGCAAAAGTACCGGAGGGCGCTGACTTGTACGCCCTTGCCCCGATTCTCTGCGCCGGGGTTACGACCTATCGCGGGCTTAAGCGTTCGGGAGCCCGTCCGGGGCAGTGGATGGCTGTTATCGGGATTGGTGGCCTGGGCCATGTGGCGGTGCAGTATGCCAAGGCCATGGGCCTGAGAGTTGTCGCCGTTGACGTCAGCGATGAAAAACTGGAACTGGCCCACCGCTTGGGCGCCGAGCGCGTTTACAACGTGTTGAAAGACCCTGAAAGTGCGATTCACGCAGAGCTGGGCGGGGTGCATGGCGTGCTGGTGACGGCCACGTCCAACAAGGCATTCGAGTTGGCAGTGAAACTGCTGCGTCCCGGCGGTACCGCGATCTACATTGGCCAACCGGGCGGCGCTGCCGATGAGGTACGCAGCTCCATCGACCGCATCGTCAACTGGGAGCTAACTATCCGCGGCTCCAACGTCGGCACCCGGCAAGACCTGCATGAGGCGGTGGAGTTCGCCGCCAATGGCTTGGTCGCGGTTCAGGCGAGCTTGACCACCCTGGAAGAGATCGGCGAGATTTTCGCGCAGATTCGCCAAGGAACGGTGGTGGGCCGCAAAGTGCTGAAAATTTCCTGA
- a CDS encoding aldehyde dehydrogenase family protein, whose translation MNADTQLYINGQWVDPVEGGTFDTFDPSSEAPIAKVAAATAADVDLAVQAARHAFDEGPWPHMNGAARATVLRRIAQGIRERQQALAELEVRDNGKPLPEALWDIGDSAGCFDFYADLAEGLDANQEQTVALADERFSSVVRKEPVGVAGAIIPWNFPMLMAAWKVAPALAAGCCMVLKPSELTPLTALELARIADAAGLPAGVLNVLPGLGQDAGAALAEHPGIDKLAFTGSVPTGSRIMQAAANDIKNISLELGGKSPFIIFADSDIEAAVEWIMFGIFWNQGQVCSATSRVLVQRDLYAPLLERLRQEAEKVRIGNGLEGGVLLGPLVSKGQYDKVLTAIAAGKEEGARLVYGGTRPAGFDKGFYLQPTIFADVPPDSWIWREEIFGPVVCIRPFDDETEAVRSANSSRFGLAAAVMSKDLARAERVARKLRAGIVWINCSQPTFTEAPWGGYKQSGIGRELGEWGLNNYLEIKQITRYDSDQDWGWYLK comes from the coding sequence ATGAATGCCGATACTCAGCTTTACATCAATGGCCAATGGGTAGATCCGGTCGAAGGTGGGACCTTCGATACGTTCGATCCGAGCAGCGAGGCACCGATCGCCAAGGTTGCCGCTGCCACCGCTGCCGACGTCGACCTGGCGGTGCAGGCTGCACGCCACGCCTTCGATGAGGGGCCTTGGCCACACATGAACGGCGCAGCTCGCGCCACCGTACTGCGTCGAATTGCCCAAGGCATCCGTGAACGTCAGCAGGCGCTGGCCGAGCTGGAGGTGCGCGACAACGGCAAACCGCTGCCCGAGGCCCTTTGGGATATCGGTGACAGCGCTGGCTGTTTTGATTTTTATGCCGATCTCGCCGAAGGCCTGGATGCTAACCAAGAACAAACCGTGGCCTTGGCCGATGAGCGCTTCAGCTCGGTGGTGCGCAAGGAGCCGGTGGGCGTGGCCGGTGCGATCATCCCGTGGAACTTCCCCATGCTGATGGCAGCCTGGAAAGTGGCTCCGGCCTTGGCCGCCGGTTGTTGCATGGTCCTCAAGCCGTCCGAGCTGACCCCTTTGACTGCGCTAGAGCTGGCGCGCATCGCTGATGCTGCCGGGCTGCCTGCCGGGGTGTTGAATGTGCTTCCAGGCTTGGGCCAGGACGCCGGCGCTGCGCTGGCCGAGCATCCGGGTATCGACAAATTGGCCTTCACCGGCAGCGTGCCCACCGGCAGCAGGATCATGCAGGCGGCCGCGAACGACATCAAGAACATCAGCCTGGAGCTGGGCGGCAAATCGCCATTCATCATTTTTGCAGACAGCGATATCGAGGCGGCTGTCGAGTGGATCATGTTTGGCATTTTCTGGAATCAGGGGCAGGTGTGCTCAGCCACGTCTCGGGTGCTGGTCCAGCGAGATCTCTACGCACCATTGCTCGAACGCTTACGGCAAGAGGCCGAAAAAGTCCGCATCGGTAATGGCCTGGAAGGCGGCGTGTTGCTCGGACCGCTGGTGAGCAAGGGGCAGTACGATAAGGTATTGACCGCCATCGCCGCCGGGAAAGAGGAGGGCGCTCGACTTGTTTATGGTGGTACACGTCCGGCCGGCTTCGACAAAGGCTTTTACCTGCAACCGACCATCTTTGCTGATGTGCCGCCAGACAGCTGGATCTGGCGCGAGGAAATTTTCGGTCCGGTGGTGTGCATCCGCCCGTTTGACGATGAAACTGAGGCGGTGCGTTCAGCCAACAGCTCGCGTTTCGGTCTGGCGGCAGCCGTGATGTCTAAAGACCTGGCACGTGCTGAGCGAGTGGCGCGTAAGCTGCGCGCTGGCATTGTCTGGATCAATTGCTCACAGCCGACCTTCACCGAGGCACCCTGGGGCGGCTACAAACAGAGTGGTATCGGTCGCGAGTTGGGCGAGTGGGGATTGAACAACTACCTGGAAATCAAACAGATCACCCGCTACGACAGTGATCAGGACTGGGGCTGGTACCTTAAATAA
- a CDS encoding LuxR C-terminal-related transcriptional regulator, which produces MQLHLTDWTRSVVDVLTQPPGGHQLRALAAWLRRLSIADHFVLFIYEGSYRPLALFDTFTPEQRCIFIDEYQTGPYLLDPFYLASHPDQADGVYSMRQLAPDQFYNSEYFLTYYHHLGLCEEVGFFITLRPGTHAVLSLMRRRGRTRFYDDEIRQLESALPVVGAAVRAAWEANSQATARPVDDHDHLVQEAFANFGRGSLTERECEVVRLLLQGHSSQSIAQKLRISPATVKVHRKNLYEKLGIGSQSELLALFIQAIKGESSRLLMLS; this is translated from the coding sequence ATGCAACTGCATCTGACTGATTGGACTCGTAGCGTTGTCGATGTGCTGACGCAGCCTCCCGGTGGCCATCAGCTGCGGGCGCTAGCCGCCTGGCTGAGGCGATTGAGCATCGCCGATCACTTCGTACTTTTCATTTATGAAGGCAGCTATCGCCCGCTCGCGCTGTTTGACACCTTTACCCCCGAGCAGCGCTGTATTTTCATTGATGAGTACCAGACCGGTCCTTACCTGCTGGATCCGTTCTACCTGGCCAGCCACCCGGACCAGGCAGACGGCGTGTACAGCATGCGTCAGCTGGCACCCGACCAGTTCTACAACAGCGAATACTTTCTTACCTACTATCACCATCTGGGCTTGTGCGAAGAAGTCGGCTTCTTCATCACCTTGCGCCCTGGCACCCATGCCGTGCTGTCGCTGATGCGGCGACGAGGGCGAACGAGGTTCTATGATGATGAAATAAGACAACTGGAAAGCGCTCTCCCGGTTGTCGGCGCGGCTGTGCGCGCAGCGTGGGAGGCAAACAGTCAGGCCACTGCCAGACCGGTGGATGACCATGACCATCTGGTCCAGGAAGCGTTTGCTAACTTTGGACGTGGCTCTTTGACTGAGCGTGAGTGTGAAGTCGTCCGGCTGTTGTTACAAGGACACTCCAGTCAATCCATTGCGCAGAAGTTGCGAATCAGCCCGGCGACGGTAAAGGTTCACCGGAAAAATCTATATGAGAAGCTGGGTATTG